GACGGTGTTCACCGCCTACCCGGACCGTACCTTCGCGTTCGCGGCCATTGCGACGAGCTACAACGATCCTCCCACGCCCATTCCTGGTGCGAGGCAGTTCATCGACTACACCATCGATCCGGGCTTCGAGACGAACTACGTGGGTACGCCGTACGTCCTCGTGCGCGGTGCCATGGCTGTCGGCGCCGGGTGCGGTGGTCCTGAGGTACCTGCGGATGAGGAGTGCGATCTGGGCGATAGCGGCAACGGCCAGCCCAACACCGGCAACCAGAACCCCGCGTCGACCTGCTCATGGTCGTGCAAGCACGACTGGTGCGGCGACGGCAAGGTGGATGCGGACTTCGGAGAGGAGTGCGACAACGGCCGGACGAACGGTCGTTCGGGCGATACCAGCGGCTCTATTGGCGCGTGCACCTCGTTCTGCAAGATCCCCAACCTCCCCGTCGACCATCCGCCGACCGCGATCTGTCGGGATGTGACGGTACAGGCGACGAACACCTGTGGCGTGGCCGCCGACATCAACAACGGCTCCAACGACGTGGACGGCGATCTGGTGGGCTGCACGCAGAGCCCGGCCGGCCCGTACAACATTGGCACTACGCAGGCGTGGCTGACGTGCACGGACTCGAAAGGCAACACGGCCACTTCTTCTCCATGCACGGTGACGGTGACGGACAAGGTGCCGCCGACGGTGGCCCTCATTGGCGAGGCCAACCAGTCGGTGGAGTGCGTCAAGAGCGGCACGTACACGGACCCCGGCGCGACGGCGAGCGATCTGTGCGAGGGACCGCTGCCCCAGAGCAGTATCACGAAGAGCGGCACGGTGACCGTGGGGACGATTGGCACCTACACGCTGTCCTACTTCGCCACGGATGCCTCCGGGAACCAGTCCGCGACCGTGACGCGCAGGGTCACCGTGGCCGACACGCTGGCGCCGGTCATCACGCGCCTCGGCCTGGAGATGGTGACGCAGGAGTGTGGTGCGCCCTACAGCGACCAGGGCGCCACGGCCATGGACCAGTGCGAGGGTTCCATCACCCCCAAGATCGTGAGGACCGGCACCGTGAACTCCGCAGTACCGGCTGACTACATCATTCGCTACAACGTGACGGACGCGTCCGGTCACGCTGCGGTCGAGCAGACGCGTACTGTGTATGTGCGCGACACGGTGAAGCCGACCGTGAACCTTGTGGCTCCGACGAGCCAGACGATCGAGTGCGGCGGCACCTTCACGGATCCGGGCGCCACGGCGACGGACGCCTGTTCCGGCCCGCTGACGGCGGTGGTCAACTCTACCAACCTCAACCTGAACGCGCCGGGCAACTACACCATCAACTACAGGGCGACGGACCCAGCGGGCAACATGGGCGTCTCGACCAACCGCACGGTGACGGTGGCCGATACGCTGGCACCGACGCTGGCGCTGGTGGGCCCGGCCGCGATGCCGCTGGAGTGCGCCACGGCCTTCAACGACCCGGGCGCCACGGCCAACGACCAATGCTACGGCAACCTGACCAGCGCCATCGTGAAGACCGGCACGGTGAACAACATGGCGCTGGGCCCCTACACGCTGCGCTACAACGTGAAGGACCCCAGGAACAACGCCGCCCCCGAGGTGACGCGCACCGTCACGGTGGGCGACACCCGCGCGCCGAACATCACCGTCACGGGCTCGCTGAGCCAGCAAGTGGAGTGCGGCGGCGCGTACGCGGATCCGGGCGCCACGGCCAATGACGCGTGCGCCGGTGCGGTGCCTGTCACCGTCCACGGGCCGGCCAACGCCAACGCGCCAGGCAACTACACCGTGTCCTACAGCGCGAAGGACCCGTCCGGCAACGAGGCCACCTCGGCCTCCACGCGCTCGGTGACGGTGAGCGACACGCTGCCGCCGACGCTGATGCTGCTGGGCTCGTCTCCCTCGACGCTCGAGTGCGGCTCGCCGTACACCGACCCGGGTGCCTCGGCCAGCGACCAGTGCGCCGGCAACCTGACGGCGCAGATTTCGAAGAGCGGCTCGGTGAACTCGCGGCAGCCGGGGCCCTACTCGCTGCGCTACACGGTCAGCGACGGCAACGGCCACAGCGTCA
The window above is part of the Hyalangium gracile genome. Proteins encoded here:
- a CDS encoding DUF5011 domain-containing protein, which produces MKLESVGSLLLVAWAASSCDGERSAPRSTSVPATVRTVRQEVRSTNKVLILGSSVNGGINSREAQAVRDNSTASIDVVTPAQWSAMTAEQFMSYKAIIIGDAACQSGTAAFQAAIDNRDIWGAIVDGDVAIIAAAPTSANAPQLVENGVRYVLNSAQYLTGMYIALGCAYQDAPPNTHVTLLEPFGEFKVQGMEVCAEWQHTFEMQGDLMSRDTYDGSFVGEDGCATRTVFTAYPDRTFAFAAIATSYNDPPTPIPGARQFIDYTIDPGFETNYVGTPYVLVRGAMAVGAGCGGPEVPADEECDLGDSGNGQPNTGNQNPASTCSWSCKHDWCGDGKVDADFGEECDNGRTNGRSGDTSGSIGACTSFCKIPNLPVDHPPTAICRDVTVQATNTCGVAADINNGSNDVDGDLVGCTQSPAGPYNIGTTQAWLTCTDSKGNTATSSPCTVTVTDKVPPTVALIGEANQSVECVKSGTYTDPGATASDLCEGPLPQSSITKSGTVTVGTIGTYTLSYFATDASGNQSATVTRRVTVADTLAPVITRLGLEMVTQECGAPYSDQGATAMDQCEGSITPKIVRTGTVNSAVPADYIIRYNVTDASGHAAVEQTRTVYVRDTVKPTVNLVAPTSQTIECGGTFTDPGATATDACSGPLTAVVNSTNLNLNAPGNYTINYRATDPAGNMGVSTNRTVTVADTLAPTLALVGPAAMPLECATAFNDPGATANDQCYGNLTSAIVKTGTVNNMALGPYTLRYNVKDPRNNAAPEVTRTVTVGDTRAPNITVTGSLSQQVECGGAYADPGATANDACAGAVPVTVHGPANANAPGNYTVSYSAKDPSGNEATSASTRSVTVSDTLPPTLMLLGSSPSTLECGSPYTDPGASASDQCAGNLTAQISKSGSVNSRQPGPYSLRYTVSDGNGHSVTADRQVTVRDTLAPTVSLNGPMTVPLECGATYTDPGATANDACAGALPAVATTTANP